Proteins from a single region of Bombus vancouverensis nearcticus chromosome 5, iyBomVanc1_principal, whole genome shotgun sequence:
- the LOC117158575 gene encoding uncharacterized protein LOC117158575 isoform X1, which produces MQKLPNEPHEHKAGQTNQQPQPQHSTQVDSDSISPDPDKKETYERLEIFIKTFVIRFIKTLNEYRNEISSKNNITAENAAGETATKVIEEISLWASIAVYPLVVAAKYLCNRIHRKKAKTVVEVFRHIKEKELENMLAEAGGNIFCNYQIQFNMITDKYLERAIEKLAIDATKRIINYVNQCKQDNPDTNVSVSVNLITEGVKLGKSRQSFIITVMQKIPKMPKLGHTIKIGDKEYKTSEVYENLVEMYDGTTGEYCSKEGNGSDSRKSKDTSGSTQISNEDCHKYILSLEEVIKKAKEVLNNMYKKDDFFSGRRLKDEIENINKKIDKMNDTPKSIQVRRPIYYNMTNPVKSFTGRGNELKWLHEKLQNEDRRALITQATAVIGLGGIGKTELVRKYAVEYAEHYNNNVIWIESATDEILTSFKNLAVEELKIPINEKIGENMQERQVKSIVKDVYTHFIDVKSLFIFNNAEEYTVIAKFLPTSLPPSAKIPYILITSRNRDWDIGYEGQIHVMELNVFTQKEATMFIKNSIEIKDGLKKEDIKELAKRLQYFPLALRQAITYINQEKKSSKRRNKRFEISDYLKELDENTKLLNKGYHKIKGRYSETVLTTWVTTLKEIEKDQNHGMEAIDILNVMAYLAPDKIPASEMFDCDGVELCDKYSMIDLKEGGVASIHRLVQEVIRLMLKEKNKEEEVIEKALTLIGNNENISKENTSHVTSVWNYASRYKNLVHKFYFDSNSIPTCGYNNATPLHLLAENGNNVAVEAILNEAILMEEKFPEKFSKIIDAKDKYNRTPLYMAVENGHASVVKLFVDKKAKIDIVSTIVYDSLTTKKASDWTLLHVAAFNGYSDIVRILVDTNRGLIDIEDSIGRTAAVLAASSGQIDTLKILQPERYNVYLLHAKFRAARKSGNLEDLKNFLNNLEKEHQLQDIVNVKLGEWTPLHLAAFANWLDIIKILITNNAKVKDDEPSFTPLHCASSNGHLDVIKYLIWEKGARPKDINEDGWTSLHAAAQNGHLDVVKYFIDEFKEIDVDIIDNARSTPLHTAAFHGKLNVVEFLLRRGANIKAVNILGATPLFIAAIGNNRDVYDFLLNKDATVLNTSDDQTLIGKLNISVLHVAAVYNDKQMIEDLINKGVDKDIGNDIGLTPVCFATFFDSLEATEYLIASGAATDVRINISFIKKVLEETVKGSTSKPGSMPKFVSTLLTFANIFDNGTEISVNDLKRTVEKLCSLFPDFRQLIDSLKIYLEQRKNPDLDLPLHAVFFTQKFDINYNDGDE; this is translated from the coding sequence ATGCAAAAACTGCCAAATGAGCCGCACGAGCATAAGGCTGGCCAAACAAACCAGCAGCCACAGCCACAACATTCTACACAAGTAGATAGCGATAGTATTTCTCCGGATCCTGACAAAAAGGAGACATATGAGCGcctagaaatatttataaagacATTTGTTATTAGATTTATAAAAACATTAAACGAATACAGAAATGAGATATCatcaaaaaataatataacagcAGAAAATGCAGCAGGGGAAACAGCAACAAAAGTGATAGAGGAGATCTCTCTGTGGGCATCAATTGCAGTATACCCACTCGTTGTTGCTGCAAAATATTTGTGTAATAGAATTCATAGAAAAAAAGCTAAGACAGTTGTTGAAGTGTTTAgacatataaaagaaaaagaattagaaaatatGTTGGCAGAAGCTGGTGGTAATATTTTTTGCAACTATCAAATTCAGTTTAATATGATCACTGATAAGTATTTGGAAAGAGCAATAGAAAAGTTAGCAATAGATGCCacgaaaagaataataaattatgTTAATCAATGTAAACAGGATAATCCAGATACGAATGTCTCTGTCTCTGTTAACTTAATAACCGAAGGTGTAAAGTTAGGTAAATCTAGACAAAGCTTTATAATAACAGTAATGCAAAAAATCCCTAAAATGCCTAAACTTGGACATACAATTAAAATAGGTGATAAAGAATATAAAACTTCAGAAGTGTACGAGAATCTAGTAGAAATGTATGATGGTACCACTGGTGAATACTGTAGTAAAGAAGGCAATGGTAGTGATTCGAGAAAGTCAAAGGACACATCAGGATCGACACAGATATCAAATGAGGACTGTCACAAGTACATTTTATCATTAGAGGAGGTGATAAAAAAAGCAAAAGAAGTATTAAATAATATGTACAAAAAAGATGATTTTTTTTCAGGAAGAAGATTAAAagatgaaatagaaaatattaataaaaagattGATAAAATGAATGATACACCAAAAAGTATACAGGTAAGAAGACCAATTTATTACAATATGACAAATCCAGTAAAGTCGTTCACTGGAAGAGGTAATGAGTTAAAATGGTTAcacgaaaaattacaaaatgaagATAGAAGAGCACTAATAACACAAGCGACTGCTGTTATTGGTTTGGGAGGAATAGGCAAGACTGAATTAGTTAGAAAATATGCTGTAGAATATGCTGAACACTATAATAACAATGTTATATGGATAGAGTCTGCAACGGATGAAATTTTAACGTCGTTTAAAAACTTAGCAGTTGAAGAGTTGAAAATACCAATCAATGAAAAAATAGGTGAAAATATGCAAGAAAGACAAGTTAAATCTATTGTTAAAGATGTTTATACGCACTTTATCGACGTGAAAAGTCTTTTTATATTCAATAACGCTGAAGAGTACACAGTTATTGCAAAATTTTTACCAACCTCTTTACCTCCTAGTGCTAAAATACCTTACATTTTAATCACTTCTCGTAATCGGGACTGGGATATAGGTTATGAGGGACAAATACATGTAATGGAATTAAATGTTTTTACTCAAAAAGAAGCTacaatgtttattaaaaattccatAGAAATAAAAGATGGTTTAAAAAAGGAAGACATAAAAGAGTTAGCAAAAAGATTACAATACTTTCCATTAGCCTTGAGGCAAGCAATTACATATATCAATCAAGAGAAAAAGTCCAGTAAAAGAAGGAATAAAAGATTTGAGATAAGCGATTATTTGAAAGAACTTGatgaaaacacaaaattacTTAACAAGGGTTACCACAAAATTAAGGGCAGATATTCTGAAACAGTTTTAACAACTTGGGTAACTACCTTAAAAGAGATAGAAAAAGATCAAAATCATGGCATGGAAGCTATAgatattttaaatgtcatgGCTTATCTTGCTCCTGACAAGATTCCTGCAAGCGAAATGTTTGATTGTGATGGCGTTGAGCTATGCGATAAATATTCAATGATTGATTTGAAAGAAGGGGGAGTGGCAAGTATTCACAGATTAGTACAGGAAGTAATAAGACTAATgttgaaagagaaaaataaagaagaggaaGTTATAGAAAAGGCTCTAACATTAATaggaaataatgaaaatatatctAAAGAGAATACAAGTCATGTTACTTCTGTTTGGAACTATGCAAGTAGATATAAAAACTTAgttcataaattttatttcgattctaaCTCTATTCCTACTTGCGGCTATAATAACGCTACCCCTTTGCACTTGCTCGCTGAAAATGGCAATAATGTAGCAGTTGAGGCTATACTAAACGAGGCTATACtaatggaagaaaaatttccAGAGAAATTTAGTAAGATTATTGATGCTAAGGATAAGTATAACAGAACTCCTTTATATATGGCTGTTGAAAATGGTCACGCAAGTGTTGTTAAACTATTTGTAGATAAGAAAGCAAAAATTGATATTGTGTCTACTATTGTTTACGATTCTCTAACTACAAAAAAGGCTTCAGACTGGACGTTATTACACGTTGCTGCTTTCAACGGCTACTCAGATATCGTTAGAATTCTTGTCGATACGAACAGAGGGCTGATTGATATTGAGGATAGTATTGGTAGAACAGCAGCAGTTTTGGCTGCTTCCAGTGGCCAGATAGACACTCTTAAAATTCTACAGCCTGAGCGatataatgtatatttattGCATGCTAAGTTTCGTGCTGCTAGAAAAAGTGGCAACTTAGAAGATCTCAAGAATTTTCTAAACAACCTTGAGAAGGAACATCAACTACAGGATATAGTAAATGTGAAATTAGGAGAATGGACTCCTTTGCATTTGGCTGCATTTGCTAATTGGCTAGACATTATAAAAATTCTTATAACGAATAATGCCAAAGTTAAGGATGATGAACCTAGCTTCACACCCTTACACTGTGCCTCTTCCAATGGTCATTTAgatgtaataaaatatcttatatgGGAAAAGGGAGCACGTCCTAAAGATATTAACGAAGATGGTTGGACATCATTGCATGCCGCTGCTCAAAATGGCCATCTGGatgttgtaaaatattttatagatgAGTTTAAAGAAATTGATGTAGATATTATTGATAACGCACGTTCTACACCTTTGCATACAGCTGCTTTTCATGGGAAACTTAATGTCGTTGAATTTCTCTTAAGAAGAGGAGCGAATATCAAAGCGGTTAATATATTAGGAGCAACACCTTTATTTATTGCTGCTATAGGCAATAACCGTGATGTTTATGACTTCTTGCTAAACAAAGATGCAACAGTGCTTAACACTAGCGATGATCAAACACTTATTGGTAAGCTTAACATTTCAGTGTTACATGTTGCTGCTGTATATAATGATAAACAAATGATCGAAGATTTGATAAATAAAGGTGTAGACAAGGATATTGGCAATGATATCGGCCTAACTCCAGTATGCTTTGCTACATTTTTCGATAGTTTGGAAGCTACTGAGTATTTAATTGCTAGCGGGGCTGCTACCGATGtacgtataaatatttcttttataaaaaagGTCCTTGAAGAAACAGTAAAAGGTAGTACTTCGAAACCTGGTAGTATGCCTAAATTTGTTAGCACATTGCTTACTTTTGCTAATATCTTTGATAATGGCACAGAAATATCAGTAAATGACTTGAAGCGTACTGTTGAAAAATTATGTAGTTTATTTCCCGATTTTCGACAGCTAATAGATAGTTTAAAGATATATCTAGAACAAAGGAAAAATCCAGATTTAGATCTTCCCTTGCATGCAGTATTTTTTACACAAAAATTTGACATTAATTATAACGATGGTGATGAATAA